In the genome of Carnobacterium viridans, one region contains:
- the ssb gene encoding single-stranded DNA-binding protein, which translates to MINNVVLVGRLTKDLDLKYTSNGTAVATFSIAVNRSFTNQVGKRDADFINCVIWRKSAESMANFTRKGALVGIEGRIQTRSYDNQQGQRIYVTEVIVESFSLLEPKSKDSNKDNSNQYNNNQSSSNTRNEQSSNYNYGDEPSTHQSPNNDSSNNYDPFERTGQPIDVSDDDLPF; encoded by the coding sequence ATGATCAATAATGTAGTGCTGGTCGGAAGATTAACAAAAGACCTTGATTTAAAGTACACATCCAATGGTACAGCGGTAGCAACATTCTCTATCGCTGTAAATAGATCTTTTACAAATCAAGTAGGTAAACGTGATGCTGACTTCATCAATTGTGTTATATGGCGTAAATCAGCTGAAAGTATGGCTAATTTCACACGTAAAGGCGCATTGGTTGGTATTGAAGGTAGGATTCAAACAAGAAGTTATGATAATCAGCAAGGCCAAAGGATATATGTAACTGAAGTGATTGTAGAATCATTCTCTTTATTAGAACCGAAAAGTAAAGACTCGAACAAAGATAATAGTAATCAGTACAATAATAATCAATCTAGCAGCAATACTAGAAATGAACAGTCTAGCAACTATAACTACGGGGATGAGCCTAGCACACATCAATCACCAAATAATGATTCATCAAATAACTATGATCCATTTGAACGGACAGGACAACCTATTGATGTCAGTGATGATGATTTACCTTTTTAA
- a CDS encoding DUF2188 domain-containing protein — protein sequence MGKNQHVVPDPNGGWNVKGANNTKATKHTGTKAEAVNLAREISKNQNSELFIHGKNGQIQSRDSYGNDPFPPKG from the coding sequence ATGGGAAAGAACCAACATGTAGTACCTGATCCAAATGGTGGCTGGAATGTTAAAGGTGCAAATAACACTAAAGCTACAAAACACACTGGAACTAAAGCTGAAGCTGTAAATTTAGCTAGAGAAATCAGTAAGAATCAAAACTCCGAATTATTTATACATGGTAAGAATGGGCAAATTCAAAGTAGAGATAGTTACGGCAATGATCCATTTCCGCCAAAAGGTTAA
- a CDS encoding BRO family protein, with product MSQLQIFKFESTEIRTQLIDDDPWFVAKDVCDILDISNSRDAVGRLDDDEKATVGLTDGSQIRNYSIVNEFGLYNLVLSSRKAEAKVFKRWITHDVIPSIRKTGGYQVSKDPILALRLMLQATEETKEEVEDVKNRVVNLEENTSIDPGKYSYIGRRISQKVRQVGKERKWTMNKEQLALLYKDLNKAVAEVSGVRTRAQLREKHFDNVIDLIDDWEPSTATRMLVLGLEDDDAFPTAEESKR from the coding sequence ATGTCGCAACTACAAATTTTTAAATTTGAATCGACCGAAATAAGAACTCAATTAATTGATGATGATCCTTGGTTTGTCGCTAAAGATGTCTGTGATATTTTGGATATTTCAAATAGTCGTGATGCAGTTGGCAGGCTTGATGATGATGAAAAAGCTACTGTCGGTTTAACCGACGGCAGCCAAATCAGAAATTATTCAATCGTTAATGAATTCGGATTGTATAACTTAGTTTTATCAAGTCGGAAGGCAGAAGCTAAAGTTTTTAAACGATGGATTACTCATGATGTTATTCCTTCCATTCGCAAGACTGGAGGGTATCAAGTTTCAAAGGACCCAATCCTAGCACTTAGATTGATGTTACAAGCGACTGAAGAAACTAAAGAAGAAGTTGAAGACGTTAAAAATAGAGTTGTGAATTTAGAAGAAAACACTTCAATTGATCCAGGTAAATATAGCTACATTGGAAGACGTATCTCGCAAAAGGTAAGACAAGTTGGCAAGGAAAGAAAATGGACCATGAATAAAGAGCAACTAGCTTTATTATATAAAGATTTAAATAAAGCAGTTGCAGAAGTTTCGGGAGTAAGGACAAGAGCACAGTTAAGAGAAAAGCATTTTGATAATGTTATTGACCTAATTGATGATTGGGAGCCATCTACAGCTACAAGAATGCTTGTATTAGGTTTAGAAGATGATGATGCCTTTCCAACAGCAGAGGAGAGTAAACGATGA
- a CDS encoding LexA family protein gives MNEDIKIIFSKNLNRLMELKRETATEVSEKTGIAYSTVNDWKNGKKMARGGNLQKLSDHFGVNISDLTSENSAHQMIVNKPAFIELKGKVAAGLPLEMFDVPELVSVPYEVRERYPNSYLLELKGDSMNKLFMDGSYVLIDPCDNLENGEIGVVRVNHTEATLKRFYKLGDAIMLQPESTNPDHQNQTYDCSEGECESISILGKLVWAMTPIGMKF, from the coding sequence ATGAATGAAGATATAAAGATTATTTTTTCTAAAAATTTAAATAGGTTAATGGAATTAAAAAGAGAAACAGCAACTGAAGTATCTGAAAAAACAGGTATTGCATACTCAACAGTTAATGACTGGAAAAACGGAAAGAAAATGGCCCGCGGTGGCAATTTACAGAAATTGTCTGATCATTTCGGGGTTAATATTTCTGATTTGACATCAGAAAATAGTGCACATCAGATGATTGTTAACAAACCAGCATTCATAGAACTAAAAGGAAAAGTAGCAGCAGGTTTACCTTTAGAGATGTTCGATGTACCAGAATTAGTCTCAGTTCCTTATGAAGTAAGAGAAAGATACCCTAATTCTTACCTTTTAGAACTTAAAGGCGATAGCATGAATAAATTGTTTATGGATGGATCTTATGTATTAATTGATCCTTGTGATAATTTAGAAAATGGAGAAATAGGCGTAGTTCGAGTTAATCATACTGAAGCAACTCTAAAGAGATTTTACAAATTAGGCGATGCTATTATGTTGCAACCTGAATCCACTAATCCAGATCATCAAAATCAAACTTACGATTGTAGTGAAGGTGAATGTGAAAGCATATCAATATTAGGGAAATTAGTTTGGGCTATGACTCCAATTGGTATGAAATTTTAG
- a CDS encoding helix-turn-helix domain-containing protein, translating to MNLWWKIDKQLKEKNLTIYELTKKANIAQNTLYELKSGRANDLRFSTVCKIADVLGISLDEFRTEQKKEEG from the coding sequence ATGAATTTGTGGTGGAAAATAGATAAACAGTTAAAAGAAAAAAATCTAACTATTTATGAACTAACAAAAAAGGCTAATATTGCTCAAAATACTCTTTACGAACTAAAGAGTGGAAGAGCAAATGATTTAAGATTCAGTACAGTTTGTAAGATAGCAGATGTGTTAGGAATTAGTTTAGATGAATTTAGAACTGAGCAGAAAAAAGAGGAGGGATAG
- a CDS encoding helix-turn-helix domain-containing protein codes for MTTKEKIPYYLKFTLASLRTRKGWSQREAASKLGMGRDTLRSYEKDSSKLDYETIEKIEKVYNIPQDYIFFGEDTAFSVILEKDKT; via the coding sequence ATGACTACAAAGGAAAAAATACCATATTATTTAAAATTTACTTTAGCCAGTTTGAGAACAAGAAAGGGTTGGTCTCAGAGAGAAGCAGCTAGCAAGCTGGGTATGGGCAGAGATACCTTAAGATCGTATGAAAAAGATAGTAGTAAGTTAGATTATGAAACTATAGAGAAAATTGAAAAGGTCTATAACATTCCTCAGGACTATATTTTTTTTGGAGAAGATACCGCTTTTAGCGTTATTCTAGAAAAAGATAAAACCTGA
- the groES gene encoding co-chaperone GroES, with translation MLKPLGDRVIIEVAKEEEKTISGIVLPGSAQEKPQTGSVIAVGEGRVLENGSTVAVSVKVGDTVLFEKYAGTEVKYDGKEYLVVKEHDIVAVID, from the coding sequence GTGTTAAAACCATTAGGAGATCGTGTCATCATTGAAGTTGCTAAAGAAGAAGAAAAAACAATCAGCGGGATTGTTTTACCGGGTTCCGCTCAAGAAAAACCTCAAACGGGTTCTGTAATAGCTGTTGGAGAAGGGCGTGTTTTAGAAAACGGCTCAACAGTAGCAGTGTCTGTTAAAGTAGGCGATACTGTTTTATTTGAAAAATACGCTGGAACAGAAGTGAAATACGACGGTAAAGAGTATTTAGTGGTAAAAGAACACGATATCGTTGCAGTCATAGATTAA
- a CDS encoding DnaD domain protein: MEDKIKIEGVLSLGYGIIPKLVMKDKDLTIEAKAIYAYISSYAGNGTSAFPSVSLICNDLDIGENRFHKHKKVLVEKGYIEVKRERTSKGSWGSNVYTINSVINYQPTLQNDVMDEPTRQNPCMDNPTLDSPCMDNDGTNNNSFNNNSSINNSLKNKQQQPASEKQPNFITTWEQTGFGMIPPLTIEKLEHWVKDFEGNESIVVKAIEVASDQGVRKYAYVNTILKNWEDKGVKSVEDIDALEKKREAEVQAKKAAPRNNFNKAPLRKETLPDWAKEENQKVEEKPMSAEDKAAFNERLARIQNRRAEA, encoded by the coding sequence ATGGAAGACAAGATAAAAATTGAAGGTGTACTATCTCTAGGCTATGGGATCATACCTAAACTAGTCATGAAGGATAAGGACTTAACCATTGAAGCAAAAGCTATATACGCTTATATCAGCTCTTACGCTGGTAACGGAACGTCAGCATTTCCAAGTGTGAGTCTTATATGTAACGACTTAGATATCGGAGAGAACAGATTCCATAAACACAAGAAGGTTTTAGTAGAAAAAGGCTACATCGAAGTGAAGAGAGAACGCACTAGTAAAGGCTCTTGGGGAAGTAATGTCTACACAATAAATAGCGTTATAAATTATCAACCAACACTTCAAAATGACGTGATGGATGAACCAACACGTCAAAATCCATGCATGGATAACCCAACGTTGGATAGCCCATGCATGGATAATGACGGCACTAATAATAACAGTTTTAATAATAACAGTTCTATTAATAACAGTCTTAAAAATAAACAACAACAACCCGCTTCAGAGAAACAGCCAAATTTCATCACTACCTGGGAACAAACCGGATTCGGAATGATTCCACCTTTGACAATTGAGAAATTAGAACATTGGGTAAAAGACTTTGAAGGTAATGAATCAATCGTTGTAAAAGCAATTGAGGTTGCCAGTGATCAGGGAGTTAGGAAATACGCTTATGTAAATACAATCTTAAAGAACTGGGAAGACAAAGGTGTTAAATCAGTTGAGGATATTGATGCATTAGAAAAGAAACGTGAAGCTGAGGTACAAGCTAAGAAAGCAGCACCTAGAAATAATTTCAACAAAGCACCATTGAGAAAAGAAACATTACCAGATTGGGCAAAAGAAGAAAATCAAAAAGTTGAAGAAAAGCCAATGAGTGCAGAGGATAAAGCAGCTTTTAATGAACGACTTGCAAGAATACAGAATAGGAGAGCAGAAGCATGA
- a CDS encoding CPBP family intramembrane glutamic endopeptidase yields MKKLTSHTSILIILFYLIAQFLPAIIISLAPTNFQTEASVYGTIFSFTLGAIVMLLLNRKSTIRNSLTLSPSLPRKSVLYWGIAGIPLVLLAQYMANLIETLLLGIPIDSVNTQNILVFVDNYPIYIIVVSIMGPIMEEFVFRKVIFGFLYDLTGGIGAAVISSLIFAFMHFDGHILLYSAMAFVFCFLYSKTKNIATPIITHIIMNTVVIVVNFL; encoded by the coding sequence ATGAAGAAACTTACGAGTCACACATCGATTTTAATTATTTTATTTTATTTAATTGCTCAATTCTTACCGGCCATCATTATTTCTCTAGCTCCAACAAATTTCCAGACTGAAGCTTCCGTTTATGGGACAATTTTTAGTTTTACTTTAGGCGCAATAGTTATGCTCTTATTGAATCGAAAATCGACCATCCGAAATTCGTTGACCTTAAGTCCATCATTACCTAGAAAGAGTGTTCTTTATTGGGGTATTGCCGGAATCCCTTTGGTGCTTTTGGCTCAATACATGGCAAACTTAATTGAAACTTTACTTTTGGGGATTCCAATAGATTCTGTTAATACTCAAAATATACTTGTTTTCGTTGACAATTATCCAATTTATATAATTGTCGTCTCTATTATGGGACCAATCATGGAAGAATTTGTCTTCAGAAAAGTTATTTTTGGTTTTTTATATGATCTTACTGGTGGAATAGGTGCTGCAGTGATCAGTTCTCTTATCTTTGCTTTTATGCATTTTGATGGACACATTTTATTGTACTCTGCTATGGCTTTTGTCTTTTGTTTTCTATATAGTAAAACTAAAAATATTGCCACTCCCATTATCACCCATATTATTATGAACACAGTAGTTATAGTAGTAAATTTTTTATAA
- a CDS encoding NUMOD1 domain-containing DNA-binding protein, with amino-acid sequence MTNTQTYSDRNIDVANVTVGDVVECQTQAKGIFKARIEIIYDHSAVVEISKRERTVVKFKDMVKDGHQVKVTKQVLKRYRNIPKKEVDPNAAPKKKRIRTPKRRIEQWTMDGVYINSFDSIAEANKHFNIAHSGIPHCLRKKTDSSLGYRWKYAGDEFPEIKNMKKINHHTSKSILQIKNGVVINEFASVKDAGKALGVHPSGIAAGARKKQKTSYGFEWEYKK; translated from the coding sequence GTGACTAACACTCAAACATACAGCGATAGAAATATTGATGTAGCAAATGTAACCGTTGGTGATGTAGTTGAATGTCAGACACAAGCAAAAGGAATATTCAAAGCAAGAATAGAAATTATTTATGATCATAGTGCTGTAGTAGAAATCAGCAAAAGAGAACGTACCGTAGTTAAATTCAAAGATATGGTAAAAGATGGCCATCAAGTAAAAGTAACTAAACAAGTGTTAAAGAGATACCGTAATATACCTAAAAAAGAAGTTGACCCAAATGCTGCACCTAAGAAAAAGAGAATTAGAACACCAAAAAGACGAATAGAACAATGGACTATGGATGGCGTTTATATTAATTCTTTTGATTCAATTGCAGAAGCTAATAAGCATTTCAATATTGCGCATTCTGGCATACCTCATTGCTTAAGAAAAAAAACAGATTCTTCTTTAGGTTACAGATGGAAGTACGCAGGTGATGAGTTTCCAGAAATTAAAAATATGAAGAAAATTAATCATCATACAAGCAAAAGTATTTTGCAAATTAAGAATGGTGTAGTCATCAATGAATTCGCATCTGTTAAAGACGCTGGTAAAGCATTAGGAGTACATCCAAGTGGGATTGCTGCAGGTGCTAGAAAGAAACAAAAGACCAGTTATGGATTTGAATGGGAATACAAAAAATAA
- a CDS encoding Holliday junction resolvase RecU, translating to MSIDKFNAKHYPDPTAHAALTKVKSPKRVAQGRKSKATGAAFESYIDATVAYYKRIGVADIQKTPEPMKPLKSMPGQPGKFIAVFIKQAQADYKGILMGGKSVMFEAKHTNTETMPYGRLSTEQINSLRSYDKFGAVCFILVSFNFKNFYRIPWVNWRDMKELYGRKHLKESDIQEFRVKFESGIINFLYKSNKNELK from the coding sequence ATGAGTATAGATAAATTTAACGCAAAACATTATCCGGATCCAACGGCCCATGCAGCATTAACTAAAGTCAAAAGTCCTAAACGAGTAGCACAAGGGAGAAAATCAAAAGCAACAGGTGCAGCATTCGAATCATATATTGATGCAACAGTAGCCTATTATAAACGAATTGGAGTAGCTGATATACAAAAGACTCCAGAACCAATGAAACCTCTAAAATCAATGCCAGGTCAACCAGGGAAATTTATCGCAGTCTTTATAAAACAAGCGCAAGCAGATTATAAAGGCATACTGATGGGCGGTAAATCAGTCATGTTTGAAGCAAAACACACGAATACAGAAACAATGCCTTATGGTCGATTATCTACAGAACAGATTAATAGCTTAAGAAGCTATGACAAGTTCGGAGCCGTCTGCTTCATCCTGGTCAGTTTCAACTTTAAAAACTTCTACCGCATACCTTGGGTAAATTGGAGAGACATGAAAGAGCTCTATGGCCGGAAACATTTAAAAGAAAGCGACATTCAAGAATTTAGAGTGAAGTTTGAAAGTGGCATCATCAATTTTCTTTATAAATCTAACAAGAATGAATTGAAGTAA
- a CDS encoding redox-sensing transcriptional repressor Rex, which translates to MVEKKIPNATARRLPIYYRYLRFLHDSGKVRVSSTELSDAIKVDSATIRRDFSYFGALGKRGYGYDVEDLMNFFSKTLKQDRLTNVALIGVGNLGHALLNYNFHQSNNMRISAAFDINEEIVGTILSGVPIYHMDDMVEQLKIQQIEIVIITIPSDVAQATVERLVEANVRGILNFTPIRISVPDKVRVQNVDLTNELQTLIYFLDHYKPENA; encoded by the coding sequence ATGGTAGAGAAGAAAATACCCAATGCAACGGCTAGGCGATTGCCGATATATTATCGCTATTTGCGATTCTTACATGATTCCGGAAAAGTACGTGTTTCTTCAACTGAATTGAGTGACGCGATTAAAGTGGATAGTGCAACAATTCGAAGAGACTTCTCTTATTTTGGTGCTTTAGGAAAAAGAGGATACGGATACGATGTTGAAGATTTAATGAATTTCTTTAGCAAAACACTTAAACAAGACCGATTAACCAATGTTGCCTTAATCGGAGTAGGGAACTTAGGACATGCCTTATTGAATTACAACTTCCATCAAAGCAACAACATGCGAATAAGTGCAGCTTTTGATATAAATGAAGAAATTGTTGGCACTATTTTAAGTGGTGTTCCTATTTATCATATGGATGATATGGTTGAACAATTAAAAATTCAACAGATAGAAATTGTGATTATCACTATTCCATCAGACGTCGCACAAGCAACAGTAGAACGTTTAGTTGAAGCAAATGTAAGAGGAATTTTGAATTTTACTCCTATTAGAATTTCTGTACCAGACAAAGTGAGAGTTCAAAATGTTGATTTGACCAATGAACTACAAACATTGATTTATTTCTTAGATCATTACAAACCAGAAAACGCGTAA
- a CDS encoding DUF6877 family protein produces MSAMDELASISHLLPLPVLKDINQRCGDWLSTGGKHDDPYIHQQLSFANNFIKAQEDK; encoded by the coding sequence ATGTCAGCAATGGATGAACTAGCATCAATTTCACACTTATTACCATTACCAGTTTTAAAAGACATCAATCAACGGTGTGGAGATTGGCTTTCGACTGGTGGTAAACATGATGATCCTTATATACATCAGCAATTGAGTTTTGCTAATAATTTTATAAAAGCACAGGAGGACAAATAA
- a CDS encoding putative HNHc nuclease: METKVENATNILSKVTGTVFNKEGQQQLLITLDEPIIGYQLERYTNSKGELYGEFTLFDNRIITAQQRKKIHAILSDIVKSSGGGRNAYDIESIKEDMKLIFCKSKGIDEFSTSELTGDCTVTIASEFITFLLDFCLEYGVPLSDPPIELAEDLKHQLIKCLYKRKCAVCWQTGMVYPMNTTGAKKVQGRHELMCLCKDHYQEAESIGHKAFADKQHVSGILMNQEQFTKLKNKR; encoded by the coding sequence ATGGAAACAAAAGTAGAGAATGCAACGAACATATTATCAAAGGTAACGGGTACTGTATTTAATAAAGAAGGTCAGCAACAACTATTGATTACGTTAGATGAACCAATTATCGGTTATCAGTTAGAACGTTATACAAATAGCAAAGGAGAGCTGTACGGGGAGTTTACCTTGTTTGATAACCGAATCATCACAGCTCAGCAAAGAAAGAAGATACATGCCATATTAAGCGATATAGTGAAGAGTTCAGGTGGCGGAAGAAATGCATATGACATTGAATCTATCAAAGAAGATATGAAATTAATATTTTGTAAATCGAAAGGAATTGATGAGTTCAGCACCAGTGAGTTAACTGGTGACTGTACAGTAACTATAGCAAGTGAGTTCATTACATTTCTTTTAGATTTCTGTTTAGAGTATGGCGTACCTTTATCTGATCCACCAATTGAATTAGCTGAGGACCTTAAGCATCAATTGATTAAATGTTTATATAAAAGAAAGTGCGCTGTCTGTTGGCAAACAGGCATGGTTTATCCAATGAATACTACAGGAGCTAAGAAGGTACAAGGAAGACATGAGTTGATGTGCTTGTGCAAGGATCACTATCAAGAAGCAGAATCAATAGGGCACAAAGCATTTGCAGATAAGCAACACGTCTCAGGGATATTGATGAATCAAGAACAGTTTACTAAATTAAAAAACAAGAGGTGA
- a CDS encoding tyrosine-type recombinase/integrase, translating to MVKTVKTKHRNIYKYETKKGSKYQLRFNVTINGKKEEFSKGALNSIAEAKSLYNEWIYKIDNDLLEESQSIIKEYTLIEYYEKMKEFKLAASLWNKNTLETNDDRFNKVVEPFGAKKLSEITRIDYQKWVNNQYTEHDYSQATVEGYHRLFMSVLNDAVAEDYLDKNRLLKVNLKKQGYKPKKKIVNIEEYYTFIDTAENVLPKDTYTMVYLGSYGARRGEIYGIKLNAIHFFERDGVEIAQVDLFTSRTRKYKEGSKTKTEKGERIIIVDSYGTKLLRAQIKYAKKIKKNLKSILHQNDFIFIDSESGNPVHLQKMNEAMDIVTKKSGVKISPHMLRHLFASASDIVGVDGDSLRAFMGHEDEAMTKHYTHATKESAIKVMEQTSSILHPARI from the coding sequence ATGGTAAAAACAGTTAAAACAAAGCATCGAAACATTTACAAATATGAAACAAAAAAAGGCAGCAAATACCAGTTGCGGTTTAACGTAACGATTAATGGAAAAAAAGAAGAATTTTCAAAAGGTGCACTAAATAGCATTGCTGAAGCAAAATCCCTTTATAATGAATGGATATATAAAATTGATAATGATTTATTAGAAGAATCACAGTCCATAATTAAAGAGTACACTTTAATTGAATACTATGAAAAAATGAAAGAATTCAAACTAGCTGCATCACTTTGGAATAAGAATACATTGGAAACAAATGACGATAGATTCAATAAAGTGGTAGAGCCATTTGGGGCTAAAAAGCTGTCCGAAATCACAAGAATCGATTACCAAAAATGGGTTAATAATCAGTATACAGAACATGACTATAGTCAAGCAACTGTAGAAGGTTACCATAGATTATTTATGTCCGTTTTGAATGATGCTGTCGCTGAAGATTACCTGGATAAAAACAGACTACTCAAAGTTAACTTAAAAAAACAAGGCTACAAACCTAAGAAAAAGATTGTAAATATTGAAGAGTATTATACTTTTATAGATACTGCTGAGAATGTTCTTCCTAAAGACACTTATACAATGGTTTATCTAGGATCATATGGTGCTAGACGCGGAGAAATATACGGAATTAAATTGAATGCTATTCATTTCTTTGAAAGAGATGGTGTAGAAATTGCACAAGTAGACTTGTTTACTTCAAGAACTAGAAAGTATAAGGAAGGAAGTAAGACTAAAACCGAAAAAGGGGAACGGATAATTATTGTTGATTCTTACGGTACTAAATTATTGAGAGCTCAGATTAAGTATGCAAAAAAAATTAAAAAGAATTTAAAATCTATCTTACATCAAAATGATTTTATTTTTATTGATTCCGAATCAGGCAATCCTGTTCATTTACAAAAAATGAATGAAGCAATGGACATTGTAACAAAAAAATCAGGCGTTAAAATTTCACCTCATATGCTCCGTCATCTATTCGCTAGTGCCTCAGACATAGTTGGAGTTGATGGAGACTCATTGAGAGCGTTTATGGGCCACGAGGATGAAGCAATGACGAAACATTACACTCACGCTACTAAAGAATCAGCTATCAAAGTAATGGAACAAACTTCATCCATATTGCATCCGGCAAGGATTTAA
- the groL gene encoding chaperonin GroEL (60 kDa chaperone family; promotes refolding of misfolded polypeptides especially under stressful conditions; forms two stacked rings of heptamers to form a barrel-shaped 14mer; ends can be capped by GroES; misfolded proteins enter the barrel where they are refolded when GroES binds), whose protein sequence is MAKDIKFSEDARASMLRGVDILADIVKVTLGPKGRNVVLEKTYGSPLITNDGVTIAKEIELEDHFENMGAQLVSEVASKTNDIAGDGTTTATVLTQAIVREGLKNVTAGANPVGIRRGIEMATKVAVEELLAISKKVDSKESIAQIAAISSGSNETGELVAEAMERVGTDGVITIEESKGIETELGVVEGMQFDRGYLSQYMVTDNDKMEANLENPYILITDKKISNIQEVLPLLEQILQQGRPLLIIADDVDGEALPTLVLNKLRGTFNVVAVKAPGFGDRRKAMLEDIAILTGGTVITEDLGLELKDTEISQLGHASKVVVTKDATTIVEGAGSAESIQHRVALLKAQAAETTSEFDKEKLQERLAKLSGGVAVIKVGAATETELKERKLRIEDALNAARAAVEEGIVSGGGTALINVQRKVAEIEATGDEATGVKIVIRALEEPVRQIVTNAGLEGSVIVEKLKSVDLGVGYNAATDEWVNMIDAGIIDPTKVTRSALQNAASVAALLLTTEAVVANQPKPDAPMGGMGMDPGMGGMM, encoded by the coding sequence ATGGCAAAAGATATTAAATTTTCTGAAGACGCTCGTGCATCAATGCTACGTGGGGTAGATATTTTAGCAGATATTGTTAAAGTAACATTAGGACCCAAAGGAAGAAATGTTGTTTTAGAAAAAACTTACGGCTCACCACTCATTACTAATGATGGTGTGACAATCGCAAAAGAAATTGAACTAGAAGATCATTTTGAAAATATGGGAGCACAACTTGTTTCAGAAGTTGCTTCTAAAACAAATGATATTGCTGGAGATGGTACTACAACAGCTACAGTTTTAACTCAAGCTATCGTTCGTGAAGGATTGAAGAATGTAACAGCTGGAGCTAATCCAGTTGGGATTCGCCGCGGAATCGAAATGGCCACAAAAGTTGCTGTAGAAGAATTGCTTGCTATTTCTAAAAAAGTTGACTCAAAAGAATCAATTGCACAAATTGCTGCTATTTCTTCAGGAAGCAATGAAACAGGAGAATTGGTTGCAGAAGCAATGGAACGCGTTGGAACAGATGGCGTTATTACAATTGAAGAATCTAAAGGAATCGAGACAGAATTAGGTGTTGTTGAAGGAATGCAATTTGATCGTGGGTACCTTTCTCAATACATGGTAACAGATAACGATAAAATGGAAGCAAACTTAGAAAACCCTTATATTTTGATTACCGATAAAAAAATCTCAAATATTCAAGAAGTCCTTCCATTATTGGAACAAATTTTACAACAAGGACGTCCATTGTTGATCATTGCTGATGATGTTGATGGCGAAGCTCTTCCAACATTAGTATTGAATAAATTGCGTGGAACATTTAATGTTGTAGCAGTTAAAGCTCCAGGATTCGGCGATCGTCGTAAAGCTATGCTTGAAGATATTGCTATCTTAACTGGCGGAACGGTTATTACTGAAGATTTAGGTCTTGAATTGAAAGATACTGAAATCAGTCAATTAGGACATGCAAGTAAAGTAGTCGTGACGAAAGATGCTACTACAATCGTTGAAGGAGCTGGCTCAGCAGAATCTATCCAACACCGTGTTGCTTTACTTAAAGCTCAAGCAGCTGAAACCACTTCTGAATTTGATAAAGAAAAATTACAAGAACGTCTAGCTAAACTTTCTGGCGGAGTTGCAGTCATCAAAGTTGGAGCTGCTACTGAAACAGAATTAAAAGAACGCAAATTACGTATTGAAGATGCTTTAAATGCAGCTCGTGCAGCTGTTGAAGAAGGTATCGTTTCCGGTGGTGGAACAGCCTTAATCAATGTTCAACGTAAAGTTGCAGAAATCGAAGCAACAGGCGATGAAGCAACAGGTGTGAAAATTGTGATCCGTGCTCTTGAAGAACCTGTTCGTCAAATCGTGACAAACGCTGGTCTTGAAGGTTCTGTAATCGTTGAAAAACTGAAAAGTGTCGATTTAGGCGTAGGATATAACGCAGCTACTGATGAATGGGTAAACATGATTGATGCTGGTATCATTGATCCAACTAAAGTAACTCGTTCAGCTTTACAAAACGCAGCTAGTGTTGCAGCGCTATTGTTAACAACTGAAGCGGTTGTTGCAAACCAACCAAAACCTGACGCTCCAATGGGCGGAATGGGAATGGATCCTGGAATGGGCGGCATGATGTAA